The following are encoded in a window of Roseivirga misakiensis genomic DNA:
- a CDS encoding ABC transporter permease, with protein MKEVTPPKLGQKLLKWIISEELYDDIDGDLTEVFYNDVSDLSLAAAKRHYLWSVLSSTRNIHLRRKLKFYNPLVMYKNYFKITFRNILKYKGYSFINIFGLALGMASCLLILLFVHNERSFDGFHEKKSNIYRLDEVQTFGAVSAQKVALSMYPMGPNLMADYPQIIDFTRYWTLNRTLLNIDNVSHYLENPVRVDTSFLRIFDFKLIQGDRDKALNESLNILLSESNAERIYGSENPMGKIIDIPDFGAQFTVAGVFEDVPDNSHLQFDALVSTLAWDDEQRKNAWGSNYLNTYLELANNVDIDALESKFNDFLVKFMGEESLDYYELFLQPLNEVHLGSMDITHDYNNHKKFSKASVDIFLILAFFVLLIASINFMNLSTARAATRSREVGVRKSVGAFKGQITGQFVIESIMLALLALVVAIGMCYGAINTLINIIDRDLSMNLFFEPFNLMLVLVTAVLIGSLSGIYPAFVMSRFNPVTALKGNGSTGGRSTFRSVLVVFQFAIAIAIIIGTTIATRQLNFMQNLDLGFDKELVVSIDMYGDTNEKYDVLRSELNNQPSIIGVTGTSQKLGNNLHQTSTTYELDTARVNGSSSFVIVDSNFFDFYKMEIVEGRALSKDFAADGQGRSFIVNESLAKELGADGSDVLGMPFHFGGTDTLGAIVGIVKDFNYNKLNLKVEPLFMSNQPWASWSEINVKIKPGNIQASLEEIEAVWTSLFPQRPFEYEFLDDHIDAMYQSEQQLTQVISILSGLSIIIASLGLFGLASFTVRQRLKEMGIRKVLGASVSQIVMLLSKRFTVLVLIAFIVAAPLTYYLMNDWLEGYTYKITVGVTVFLIVGVGSWLIALLTVSIQSLRAAKSNPVDTLRIE; from the coding sequence ATGAAGGAAGTTACTCCTCCAAAATTGGGTCAAAAGCTTCTGAAATGGATTATTTCAGAGGAGCTTTATGATGATATCGATGGCGATTTAACAGAGGTGTTCTACAACGACGTCTCCGACTTGTCATTAGCAGCCGCCAAGCGTCATTACCTCTGGAGTGTACTTTCATCGACAAGAAACATCCACTTAAGAAGAAAACTCAAATTTTATAACCCACTGGTCATGTATAAAAACTATTTCAAAATCACCTTCAGAAATATTCTGAAGTATAAAGGTTATTCGTTCATCAACATCTTCGGCCTGGCATTAGGGATGGCTTCCTGTTTGCTCATTCTTCTTTTTGTCCATAATGAGAGAAGTTTTGATGGATTTCATGAAAAGAAGTCAAATATTTATCGATTAGACGAGGTTCAAACTTTTGGGGCAGTCTCGGCCCAGAAAGTAGCCTTATCTATGTATCCGATGGGCCCAAACTTAATGGCAGATTACCCTCAAATAATCGATTTTACTAGGTATTGGACGTTAAATAGAACTCTGCTGAACATTGATAATGTATCGCATTATTTAGAAAATCCGGTCCGTGTTGACACCTCTTTCCTTAGGATTTTTGATTTCAAACTCATTCAAGGTGATCGAGACAAAGCGCTAAACGAGTCGCTAAATATACTCTTGAGCGAATCTAACGCTGAACGAATTTATGGATCGGAAAACCCGATGGGTAAAATTATCGATATCCCTGATTTTGGTGCTCAGTTCACAGTAGCTGGTGTTTTTGAAGATGTTCCAGATAACTCTCATCTGCAGTTTGATGCGCTCGTAAGCACGCTTGCTTGGGATGATGAACAGAGAAAAAATGCATGGGGTTCAAATTACTTGAACACCTATTTAGAATTAGCGAATAATGTAGATATCGATGCATTAGAGTCGAAATTCAATGACTTCTTGGTCAAGTTTATGGGAGAAGAATCCCTAGACTATTATGAGCTTTTCCTACAACCATTGAATGAGGTTCACCTAGGCTCAATGGACATTACGCACGACTATAACAACCATAAGAAGTTCTCTAAAGCGTCGGTCGATATTTTTCTAATCTTAGCCTTTTTCGTTTTACTTATAGCGAGTATAAATTTTATGAATTTATCCACTGCCCGAGCTGCTACCCGTTCCCGTGAAGTGGGTGTTAGGAAGTCAGTAGGAGCATTTAAGGGCCAAATTACTGGTCAGTTTGTAATTGAATCTATCATGCTCGCTCTGTTAGCCCTTGTGGTGGCGATCGGCATGTGTTATGGTGCTATCAATACGCTCATTAATATCATCGATCGGGATTTAAGTATGAATCTCTTTTTCGAACCTTTCAATTTGATGCTTGTGCTCGTTACCGCAGTATTGATTGGTAGTTTATCTGGTATTTACCCCGCTTTCGTGATGTCTCGTTTTAATCCAGTGACAGCCTTGAAAGGTAATGGTTCTACAGGTGGTAGGTCTACGTTTAGAAGTGTTTTAGTGGTTTTTCAGTTTGCCATTGCCATTGCTATAATCATTGGTACTACGATCGCGACTCGCCAACTAAACTTTATGCAAAACCTAGATTTAGGTTTCGATAAAGAATTGGTCGTGTCGATAGACATGTATGGCGATACTAACGAGAAGTATGATGTGCTAAGAAGTGAATTGAACAATCAGCCTAGTATTATTGGTGTTACTGGAACGAGCCAAAAGCTTGGCAATAACTTGCATCAGACCAGTACAACTTATGAATTAGATACCGCTAGGGTAAATGGTTCGAGCTCTTTTGTGATTGTGGATAGTAATTTCTTCGATTTCTATAAAATGGAAATCGTTGAAGGTAGAGCATTGAGTAAAGACTTTGCGGCAGATGGCCAAGGGAGAAGTTTTATAGTAAATGAATCTTTGGCTAAAGAACTCGGGGCCGATGGTTCTGATGTGCTGGGTATGCCATTTCATTTCGGAGGCACTGATACACTAGGAGCCATTGTGGGAATTGTAAAGGACTTTAATTATAACAAGCTTAACTTGAAAGTTGAGCCACTTTTTATGAGTAATCAACCTTGGGCTTCTTGGAGTGAAATAAATGTGAAAATTAAGCCAGGTAATATTCAGGCTTCATTAGAAGAAATTGAGGCGGTATGGACCTCCTTATTTCCTCAACGGCCATTCGAATATGAGTTTCTTGATGATCATATCGATGCGATGTATCAATCGGAACAACAATTGACACAAGTGATCAGTATTCTGTCAGGGCTTTCTATCATAATTGCTTCACTAGGACTTTTTGGTTTGGCCTCATTTACGGTTCGACAAAGACTTAAGGAAATGGGTATTAGGAAGGTTTTGGGGGCTAGTGTTAGCCAAATTGTAATGCTACTGTCCAAACGTTTTACGGTTCTTGTTCTGATCGCCTTTATAGTAGCCGCACCATTAACATATTACCTCATGAACGATTGGTTGGAAGGCTACACTTATAAGATTACCGTTGGTGTCACCGTGTTTTTAATCGTAGGCGTTGGATCTTGGCTAATTGCTTTACTCACGGTAAGTATTCAGTCTTTAAGAGCAGCTAAATCCAATCCTGTAGATACGCTAAGAATAGAATAA
- a CDS encoding helix-turn-helix transcriptional regulator: protein MKGIHLGEFEELVLLAVATLEDNAYAVSIQSELHERVDRKANISAIHTALYRMEDKGFLESTRGGAEAKRGGKNKRLFRVTTYGYNMLKESKATRESFWNVLPQISTN, encoded by the coding sequence ATGAAAGGTATACATCTCGGCGAATTCGAAGAGCTAGTTTTATTGGCTGTTGCTACTTTAGAAGACAATGCTTATGCAGTGAGCATTCAGTCTGAACTCCACGAAAGAGTAGATCGTAAGGCAAACATCTCGGCTATTCATACGGCCTTGTATAGAATGGAAGACAAGGGTTTTCTAGAATCTACAAGGGGTGGAGCAGAGGCTAAACGGGGCGGAAAAAACAAAAGGCTATTTAGAGTAACGACTTACGGTTACAATATGCTCAAAGAATCCAAAGCAACGAGGGAGTCATTTTGGAATGTGTTACCACAAATTTCAACTAATTGA
- a CDS encoding helix-turn-helix transcriptional regulator codes for MVYEHIAPSNGLEGIVQSFWVVDSEGDSQIDRQKIVPDGYPEVIYHYGDPFRINISGQWYSQEKKLLAGQIKNHFYLENTGVSGMVGIKFKPLALANLFGINMASITDRVVPLEDYIPDLSSISLNSFHEKDAFIGTLENILLKRHQGTSYYTEIESAIENIIESKGNVKVSTLAELSNMSERKLERLFLKQIGLSPKFYARIIRLTSIFKLMQAEDQTWSDLVFQAGFYDQSHFIKNFQEFTGEDPSAYGFNDQTMANFHMNK; via the coding sequence ATGGTTTACGAGCATATAGCTCCATCAAATGGTTTAGAAGGCATTGTTCAATCTTTTTGGGTTGTCGATAGTGAAGGTGACAGCCAGATTGACCGCCAAAAAATAGTCCCAGACGGTTATCCAGAAGTTATCTACCACTATGGTGATCCATTTCGCATTAATATTTCTGGGCAATGGTACAGCCAAGAGAAAAAGCTTCTTGCCGGTCAGATCAAGAATCACTTTTACCTGGAAAACACGGGAGTATCGGGAATGGTTGGCATTAAATTTAAACCATTAGCACTTGCCAATCTCTTTGGTATTAATATGGCCAGTATTACAGATCGTGTGGTTCCCTTAGAGGATTATATACCTGATTTATCATCAATTTCTCTCAATAGCTTTCATGAAAAAGATGCCTTTATCGGCACTTTAGAAAACATCCTCTTAAAACGCCATCAAGGCACTTCATACTACACGGAAATTGAGTCAGCGATTGAAAATATAATAGAATCGAAAGGTAATGTGAAGGTCAGCACCCTTGCAGAATTATCGAATATGAGCGAAAGAAAATTGGAACGACTTTTTTTAAAGCAAATAGGGTTAAGTCCTAAGTTTTATGCCCGAATTATCAGACTAACGTCAATTTTTAAACTCATGCAGGCCGAAGATCAAACATGGAGTGACCTTGTATTTCAAGCTGGATTTTACGATCAATCTCATTTCATTAAAAACTTTCAAGAATTCACTGGCGAAGACCCTTCGGCATATGGTTTCAATGATCAAACGATGGCCAATTTTCACATGAATAAGTAA
- a CDS encoding DUF6265 family protein → MLKLSLSLLLVSLLAKTSFAQEQQQMTQKDFDSLHWILGQWERTNTRSGTSATESWRKVSNNRYEGIGVNTRGSDTTFVEHLRLEFKDQKIVYVADVRENATPIYFRIDEITKNGFISKNPDHDFPKVISYQLNANKMSAIISDGKDKKMAFEFVKRR, encoded by the coding sequence ATGCTCAAATTATCCCTTAGCCTATTATTAGTTTCCCTTTTGGCAAAAACAAGCTTTGCACAAGAGCAACAGCAGATGACTCAAAAGGATTTTGACAGTTTACATTGGATTCTAGGTCAATGGGAAAGGACTAATACCAGATCAGGTACAAGTGCAACCGAATCTTGGCGTAAAGTATCTAATAATCGCTATGAAGGCATCGGCGTGAATACTCGCGGTTCGGATACGACATTCGTAGAGCACTTACGTTTAGAGTTCAAGGATCAAAAAATTGTTTACGTGGCAGATGTGCGTGAAAACGCCACACCGATTTATTTTAGAATTGATGAGATCACAAAAAATGGATTCATCAGTAAAAATCCTGATCACGACTTCCCAAAAGTGATTTCATACCAATTAAATGCTAACAAAATGTCCGCGATCATTTCGGACGGTAAGGACAAAAAAATGGCTTTTGAGTTTGTAAAACGGCGATGA